A stretch of the Rhodothermales bacterium genome encodes the following:
- a CDS encoding amidohydrolase family protein produces MKPAGLRASCMRLLLWFSLAATAAMPAFSQTQAFTGARIIPIDGPEIPNGVLIVRDGTILQVGDAASVRIPDGAVRHDLDGLVIMPGLVDTHSHIGEVEGADASAPIQPDIRVLDSINARDAGIQKAQAGGITTANIMSGSGHLLSGQTQYVKLRDGRTLDDIMLRDDSGAPLGGIKMANGTNPRRAAPFPGTRAKAAALVRAEFIKAREYREKLVAAGDDASKLPPRDLGLEALVGVLEGKTVIHHHTHRHDDILTVLRLADEFGFRVVLHHVSDAWKVADEIAAANAPVSLIVIDSPGGKMEAVDVHMKSGAALEAAGALVGFHTDDGITDSRFFLRQAALAVRAGMSREGALEGMTLAGAQMLDLADRIGSLTAGKDADFVVLSGDPLSVYTQVLSTWVDGVRVFDRSNPDDQLIAVGGYGASHDQASHEHILSREVDY; encoded by the coding sequence ATGAAACCAGCCGGCCTGCGTGCGTCGTGCATGCGTCTCCTTCTGTGGTTTTCTTTGGCTGCAACGGCTGCAATGCCTGCCTTTTCGCAGACCCAGGCATTCACGGGCGCCCGAATCATCCCCATTGACGGTCCTGAAATCCCGAACGGCGTCCTGATCGTGCGGGATGGCACTATACTCCAAGTGGGTGACGCCGCTTCGGTCCGTATTCCGGACGGTGCCGTGCGGCACGACCTGGATGGTCTCGTCATCATGCCGGGCCTCGTGGATACCCACAGCCATATCGGAGAGGTAGAAGGCGCCGATGCGTCTGCTCCCATCCAGCCGGATATCCGCGTACTGGACTCCATCAACGCGCGGGATGCCGGCATCCAGAAGGCCCAGGCTGGTGGGATCACCACCGCCAATATCATGTCGGGCTCCGGGCACCTTCTCTCCGGCCAGACCCAGTACGTAAAGCTGCGCGATGGGCGGACGCTGGATGACATCATGCTGCGTGACGACTCCGGAGCACCACTCGGAGGCATCAAGATGGCCAATGGCACCAATCCCCGACGCGCCGCTCCGTTTCCGGGTACGCGCGCGAAGGCGGCCGCACTGGTCCGTGCGGAGTTTATAAAAGCGCGGGAATATCGGGAAAAACTGGTTGCTGCCGGGGACGATGCATCCAAGCTGCCCCCCCGCGATCTCGGACTCGAGGCGCTCGTGGGTGTCCTCGAGGGCAAGACGGTCATCCATCACCACACCCACCGCCACGATGACATCCTCACGGTCCTCCGGCTTGCGGATGAGTTCGGTTTCCGCGTGGTTCTGCACCATGTCAGCGATGCCTGGAAGGTTGCCGACGAGATTGCAGCGGCGAATGCCCCCGTGTCGCTGATCGTGATCGACAGTCCGGGCGGCAAGATGGAAGCCGTCGACGTGCACATGAAATCCGGTGCGGCCCTTGAGGCTGCCGGTGCCCTCGTCGGATTCCATACCGATGACGGCATAACCGATTCACGCTTTTTCCTCCGCCAGGCCGCCCTGGCGGTGCGTGCGGGTATGTCCCGTGAGGGTGCACTTGAGGGCATGACGCTGGCCGGTGCACAGATGTTGGACCTTGCTGACCGGATCGGTTCCCTGACGGCGGGCAAGGATGCGGACTTCGTCGTGTTGTCCGGCGATCCGCTGAGCGTGTACACACAGGTCCTGTCCACATGGGTGGATGGCGTCCGGGTATTCGATCGTTCCAATCCGGATGATCAATTGATTGCCGTCGGCGGATACGGTGCCAGCCACGACCAGGCTTCCCACGAACACATCCTCTCCCGCGAGGTGGACTACTGA
- a CDS encoding DMT family transporter has protein sequence MSNSFLTKWRGELELMTVVLMWGLNFPIMKIVLVVLHPYVLNVLRILSAGVVLGYIYWVRSGRSVQVMWQPMCSHGWAIARLGFVGWVCYQLTFILGLDMTSAGNAALIMASAPLWTAMVALSTRVERLTMLAWTGLIISIAGTVWVVLYGSTTVEMASNAMTGNLIILVAAMLWGSYTALTRPLVQHMSPTALTVLALALAFPILLLFALPVLGDVDWNAVRWWHWLLVFTSGSLSTGIAIVLWNRGVRTIGPSHTAAFNNLVPFVALFSSWLILGDPASPGQILGGGLIVGGLVLMRKARAVPRTVPPRVH, from the coding sequence ATGTCCAACAGCTTCCTGACCAAGTGGAGGGGTGAGCTCGAACTCATGACGGTCGTCCTCATGTGGGGACTGAATTTCCCGATCATGAAGATCGTTCTGGTGGTACTTCATCCGTACGTCCTGAACGTCCTCCGGATACTTTCGGCCGGTGTCGTGCTCGGATACATCTACTGGGTCCGATCCGGTCGATCGGTCCAGGTCATGTGGCAACCCATGTGCAGTCACGGCTGGGCCATTGCCCGATTGGGGTTTGTCGGATGGGTCTGCTACCAGTTGACCTTCATCCTCGGCCTGGACATGACGTCGGCCGGGAATGCCGCCCTCATCATGGCGTCCGCACCCTTGTGGACCGCCATGGTCGCACTTTCCACGCGCGTGGAACGCCTGACCATGTTGGCCTGGACCGGTCTGATCATCAGCATTGCCGGCACGGTCTGGGTCGTCCTCTATGGCTCGACCACGGTTGAAATGGCATCCAATGCAATGACGGGCAACCTCATCATCCTTGTGGCGGCCATGCTATGGGGAAGCTACACCGCACTGACGCGACCGTTGGTCCAACACATGTCCCCCACGGCCCTGACCGTCCTGGCCCTCGCGCTGGCATTTCCGATACTGCTCCTTTTCGCTCTACCCGTTCTGGGAGACGTGGACTGGAATGCCGTGCGCTGGTGGCACTGGCTCCTGGTGTTCACGTCGGGTTCGCTCTCGACGGGAATCGCCATCGTGCTCTGGAATCGGGGCGTGCGAACCATTGGCCCCTCCCACACGGCCGCATTCAACAATCTGGTCCCGTTCGTGGCCCTGTTCTCGAGTTGGTTGATCCTGGGTGATCCCGCATCCCCCGGACAAATACTCGGGGGGGGTCTCATTGTCGGAGGATTGGTGCTCATGCGAAAGGCGCGGGCCGTGCCCAGAACCGTTCCGCCGCGCGTGCATTGA
- a CDS encoding cobalamin-dependent protein (Presence of a B(12) (cobalamin)-binding domain implies dependence on cobalamin itself, in one of its several forms, or in some unusual lineages, dependence on a cobalamin-like analog.), whose translation MELVSSRQAASLLGVHESSVKRWCNSEELACSYTAGGHRRIDLEDVLDFARQGGMECSLLKFGKDAGLVWNGANELRHGRSADILVLKMREWLLHAEANKLTALLHLCNSMSIPYARLFDQLIGRVMQEIGDSWARGAFEIGDEHRISESLLDVLYGLLAEIGREQSDTPTGVAIVGCGPNESHGTGAMMVRVLLSARGWKVIYLGQNVPVEDLLLYQRRHQATLVAVSMSSHREPAEIRQFVRDVTSLEREDVPFDLAIGGSGAQFARQAFGLERAWVFNNAEDFDDWLEVRHGK comes from the coding sequence ATGGAACTGGTCTCATCACGACAGGCCGCCAGCCTTCTGGGTGTTCACGAGTCGTCCGTGAAGCGATGGTGCAACTCCGAGGAGTTGGCCTGTTCGTACACGGCGGGTGGTCACCGCAGGATCGACCTGGAAGACGTGCTGGACTTCGCGAGACAGGGTGGCATGGAATGCTCCTTGCTGAAATTCGGGAAGGACGCGGGTCTGGTCTGGAACGGGGCCAATGAATTGCGTCACGGGCGCAGTGCCGACATCCTGGTCCTGAAAATGCGGGAATGGTTGCTTCATGCCGAGGCCAACAAGTTGACCGCGTTGCTGCACCTCTGCAATTCGATGAGCATTCCGTACGCCCGGTTGTTTGACCAACTCATCGGTCGCGTCATGCAGGAAATCGGCGACTCTTGGGCACGGGGGGCCTTTGAGATCGGAGATGAGCACCGTATTTCAGAAAGCCTCCTCGACGTCCTTTACGGGCTTTTGGCTGAAATCGGTCGGGAGCAGTCCGATACGCCAACCGGTGTTGCCATTGTCGGTTGTGGACCCAATGAATCGCATGGGACGGGTGCCATGATGGTCCGTGTACTCCTGTCCGCACGGGGCTGGAAAGTCATCTACCTTGGTCAGAATGTACCGGTGGAAGACCTGCTCTTGTATCAGCGCCGCCACCAGGCTACACTGGTGGCCGTGTCGATGTCGAGTCATCGCGAACCTGCGGAAATCCGGCAATTCGTTCGGGACGTGACATCCCTGGAACGTGAGGACGTCCCCTTCGACCTGGCCATCGGCGGTTCCGGTGCGCAATTCGCACGGCAGGCGTTCGGCCTGGAACGTGCGTGGGTATTCAACAATGCAGAAGACTTTGACGACTGGCTGGAGGTCCGCCATGGAAAGTAG
- a CDS encoding GatB/YqeY domain-containing protein yields the protein MIKEQLDIDLKEAMKAKDAVRLATIRSLRAAIMEKEIAMRQGGVAHLSEEDVLTVVGKQAKQRRDSIEQFTAAGREDLAAREEAELEILSTYLPEQLDADAIRREVQTIVEQTGATGMKDMGRVMGAAMTALSGRADGKDVQQIAREVLSAI from the coding sequence ATGATCAAAGAACAACTCGATATCGACCTGAAAGAGGCCATGAAGGCCAAGGATGCCGTTCGGCTGGCAACCATCCGTTCCCTGCGAGCGGCCATCATGGAGAAGGAAATCGCCATGCGGCAAGGGGGCGTGGCCCACCTGTCGGAAGAGGATGTACTCACCGTGGTTGGCAAACAGGCCAAGCAGCGCCGTGATTCCATTGAGCAATTCACGGCGGCCGGTCGGGAAGACCTGGCAGCCCGGGAAGAAGCCGAACTCGAAATCCTGTCTACCTACTTGCCGGAGCAACTTGATGCGGATGCCATCCGTAGGGAGGTGCAAACCATCGTAGAACAGACCGGTGCAACGGGCATGAAGGACATGGGCCGCGTGATGGGAGCGGCAATGACGGCCCTGAGCGGACGCGCCGATGGGAAGGACGTCCAACAGATCGCCCGCGAGGTTCTTTCAGCAATTTGA
- a CDS encoding amidohydrolase family protein, protein MRFIRASLCCLFLFAALDVSAQIAVRAERIHTAAGPVIEQGVILIQDGKIHQVGPASDIRIPDNYRVLEATVVTPGLIDAHSVVGLSGYLNQPHDQDQLETSAPIQPELRAIDAYNPREALVEWVRGFGITTIHTGHGPGAVISGQTLIAKTSGETVDDAVMVPAAMVAATLGNGARASGGKAPGTRSKMVAMLRAELIKARAYADKRAEHQDDGTFTRDLRMETLAAVLDGEMPLLVTVERAHDILTTIRLAQEFGIRLVLDSAAEAHLVLDEIKESGFPVISHATMARHSGERENATFEQPARLRGAGIPFALQSGYEAYVPKTRVVLFEAGVAAAHGLSFDEALASVTMDAARILGIQERVGSIEVGKDADLALFDGDPFEYTTHCTGVIIDGVVVSEEIR, encoded by the coding sequence ATGCGTTTCATTCGTGCAAGTCTCTGCTGCCTTTTCCTGTTCGCGGCGCTGGATGTGTCCGCGCAGATCGCGGTCCGTGCCGAACGAATCCATACCGCTGCCGGACCCGTCATTGAGCAAGGGGTCATCCTCATCCAGGATGGAAAGATCCACCAGGTCGGACCAGCGTCCGACATCCGCATACCCGATAATTACCGGGTGCTGGAAGCGACGGTGGTCACTCCCGGCTTGATCGATGCGCACTCGGTCGTCGGTTTGTCCGGTTATTTGAATCAACCCCATGACCAGGACCAACTGGAAACGTCTGCACCCATCCAACCCGAATTGCGGGCCATCGATGCCTACAATCCACGTGAGGCCCTCGTGGAATGGGTCCGTGGATTCGGCATTACGACCATCCATACGGGCCACGGACCCGGCGCAGTAATCTCGGGCCAGACGCTTATAGCCAAGACGTCCGGTGAGACCGTGGATGACGCCGTCATGGTACCTGCTGCCATGGTGGCGGCAACGTTGGGCAATGGAGCGCGCGCGAGTGGCGGCAAGGCACCCGGGACCCGGAGCAAGATGGTTGCCATGTTGCGCGCCGAACTCATCAAGGCCCGGGCCTACGCGGACAAGCGTGCGGAACACCAGGACGATGGTACCTTCACCCGGGATTTGCGCATGGAGACCCTGGCGGCCGTCCTGGACGGCGAAATGCCCCTGCTGGTCACGGTCGAGCGCGCTCATGACATCCTGACGACCATCCGCCTGGCCCAGGAGTTCGGCATCCGACTCGTCCTGGATTCCGCCGCCGAGGCCCATCTGGTCCTGGATGAGATCAAGGAATCCGGATTCCCGGTCATTTCGCACGCCACGATGGCCCGACACTCCGGTGAACGCGAAAACGCCACCTTCGAACAACCCGCACGGCTTCGGGGTGCCGGAATTCCGTTCGCGTTGCAGAGCGGATATGAAGCGTACGTGCCGAAGACTCGGGTCGTCCTGTTCGAGGCCGGTGTGGCGGCTGCCCACGGTCTCTCGTTCGACGAGGCCCTTGCGTCCGTCACGATGGATGCGGCCCGGATTCTGGGTATCCAGGAGCGTGTCGGCTCCATTGAAGTCGGCAAGGATGCCGACCTGGCCCTGTTCGATGGCGATCCGTTCGAGTACACCACGCACTGCACGGGCGTCATTATTGACGGCGTGGTGGTTTCCGAAGAGATCCGCTGA
- a CDS encoding CvpA family protein — protein MATLDIIILAIIAFGLIRGMRTGFIRQVTTLAGIVVAFVAAATFMDDAGNLFEQYTGMVPELAPLAGFVAIFLLCRLFIRLFGFALDDVAEKAKLGGLNRLAGGATGALKAVIVMSLAFLFVGFLELPSAPARASSEFYKPVSEFVPEAWQYLSRQSPAFEDMRKELERRLREGSGALPV, from the coding sequence ATGGCAACTCTGGACATCATCATTCTCGCCATCATCGCTTTCGGATTGATCCGTGGAATGCGGACGGGCTTCATCCGGCAGGTGACGACGCTGGCCGGTATTGTTGTGGCATTCGTGGCTGCAGCGACCTTCATGGACGATGCAGGCAACCTCTTCGAGCAGTACACAGGGATGGTACCTGAACTTGCTCCACTCGCTGGATTCGTGGCCATTTTCCTGCTTTGTCGCCTGTTCATCCGGCTGTTCGGCTTCGCGTTGGACGATGTTGCTGAAAAGGCCAAATTGGGTGGACTGAACCGATTGGCCGGTGGAGCAACCGGTGCGCTCAAGGCCGTCATTGTGATGAGTCTGGCCTTCCTGTTCGTGGGCTTCCTGGAATTGCCCTCGGCCCCCGCACGGGCCTCATCCGAATTCTACAAGCCCGTGTCGGAGTTTGTACCGGAAGCGTGGCAGTACCTGTCGCGTCAGTCCCCGGCTTTCGAGGACATGCGAAAGGAACTGGAACGTCGCCTTCGCGAGGGATCCGGAGCGCTTCCGGTCTGA
- a CDS encoding MerR family transcriptional regulator produces the protein MLEGGITKLYYTISEVSALVGEEAHVLRYWESEFPVLKPRKNRAGKRVYTRDDIDVVYRIRHLLRDEKFTIDGARQALEKKDDGLEESSPTVRELKEVRGFLERLLNRISSD, from the coding sequence ATGCTCGAAGGCGGAATCACAAAACTTTACTATACCATCAGTGAGGTCTCAGCCCTGGTAGGGGAAGAGGCCCACGTGCTGCGTTATTGGGAGTCGGAGTTTCCTGTCCTGAAGCCGCGGAAGAATCGAGCCGGAAAGCGCGTCTATACGCGCGATGATATTGACGTGGTGTATCGCATCCGTCATTTGCTGAGGGATGAGAAGTTCACGATTGACGGAGCCCGGCAGGCGCTCGAGAAGAAGGACGATGGGCTCGAGGAATCCTCGCCCACGGTCCGTGAGCTGAAAGAGGTCAGGGGATTCCTGGAGCGACTCTTGAACCGCATTTCTTCGGACTGA
- a CDS encoding PQQ-binding-like beta-propeller repeat protein, translated as MMRLLPIFILVLSGCQTIQLERPYDVPDDAWITDGGSTLRQRAGSERIPPPLVVAWQYNAAAGFGPGSPLLVRDRLFVGTRKGEMHAVDLASGRRTGYREFNEAIEGTPAISDGILYVTSPWGNRALIAYDLERASVKWRVSGVPVEVAPVVAGNVVVIVDVEATVRAYRTGNGEEVWRHHLEERTSVHSTPLLLADGRLFVATDRGGLVMMDASNGDVLWQTSIDLPVRAGAASDGERIYIPTTRGVLVAVDVQSGKVLWEHRNPNRLVRMAPPAVKGGRLIFGASDGTVRRLDAISGVQEWTVNVGAVVDAPPQWTHSAVYVGTMGRELLALDAESGAISWRHQLEGRIKSAMAAADGALYVLSEPRYVVKFIPATEGEDE; from the coding sequence ATGATGCGACTGCTCCCCATATTCATCCTGGTGTTGTCGGGTTGTCAGACCATCCAGTTGGAGCGTCCATACGATGTACCGGACGATGCGTGGATCACCGACGGGGGATCCACGCTCAGGCAGCGTGCGGGGTCGGAACGGATCCCGCCACCGCTGGTGGTCGCCTGGCAGTACAATGCGGCGGCCGGATTCGGCCCGGGCTCGCCGCTGCTTGTCCGTGACCGTCTGTTCGTGGGTACACGTAAAGGGGAAATGCATGCGGTGGATCTGGCGTCCGGCAGGCGGACCGGATACCGGGAATTCAACGAGGCCATCGAGGGCACACCCGCGATTTCGGATGGTATCCTGTATGTGACGTCTCCCTGGGGAAATCGGGCCTTGATAGCCTACGACCTGGAGCGGGCTTCGGTGAAATGGCGCGTGTCGGGCGTACCGGTGGAAGTGGCGCCGGTGGTCGCGGGCAACGTCGTCGTCATTGTGGACGTGGAGGCCACCGTCCGGGCCTACCGAACCGGAAACGGGGAGGAAGTCTGGCGGCACCACCTCGAAGAACGGACCTCCGTCCATTCCACGCCGCTTCTGCTGGCTGACGGACGCTTGTTCGTGGCCACCGATCGCGGGGGCTTGGTCATGATGGATGCGTCGAATGGAGACGTACTGTGGCAGACCTCCATCGACCTGCCGGTCCGTGCCGGAGCCGCGTCTGACGGCGAACGCATATACATTCCCACTACGCGCGGCGTTCTTGTGGCGGTGGATGTCCAGAGCGGGAAGGTGCTTTGGGAGCATCGGAATCCCAACCGACTGGTGCGCATGGCTCCGCCCGCCGTAAAGGGAGGGCGGCTGATCTTCGGCGCATCGGACGGGACCGTCCGACGCCTGGACGCCATCAGTGGCGTCCAGGAATGGACCGTCAACGTGGGAGCGGTCGTGGACGCTCCGCCACAATGGACACACAGCGCCGTCTACGTCGGGACGATGGGTCGGGAATTGCTTGCACTGGACGCGGAATCCGGGGCGATCTCCTGGCGACACCAACTCGAGGGTCGGATAAAATCGGCCATGGCGGCCGCGGACGGAGCCTTGTACGTCCTGTCGGAGCCACGTTATGTCGTGAAATTCATTCCCGCAACGGAGGGTGAAGATGAGTAA
- the ahcY gene encoding adenosylhomocysteinase has translation MEIETLKYKVKDISLAEWGRKEIRLAEAEMPGLMALREEYRGKEPLKGARIAGCLHMTIQTAVLIETLAELGAEVTWSSCNIFSTQDQAAAAIAAAGIQVYAWKGMTEEEFDWCIEQTLFFGDDRQPLNMILDDGGDLTNMVLDRYPELVPGIKGLSEETTTGVHRLYERQKKGTLPMPAINVNDSVTKSKFDNKYGCKESLVDAIRRATDIMMAGKVAVVAGYGDVGKGSAASLRGAGARVIVTEIDPICALQAAMDGFAVKKMDDAVKQADIVVTATGNFNVITERHFRSMKDKAIVCNIGHFDNEIDMAWLKKNYGHTRDTIKPQVDLFSIDGKEVIVLAEGRLVNLGCATGHPSFVMSNSFTNQVLAQLELWHNADKYDNEVYTLPKHLDERVARLHLAKIGVELEELTPQQADYIGVTQEGPYKPEYYRY, from the coding sequence ATGGAAATTGAAACCTTGAAATACAAAGTCAAAGACATCTCCCTCGCAGAATGGGGACGCAAGGAAATCCGCCTGGCGGAAGCCGAGATGCCGGGACTCATGGCGCTCCGCGAAGAGTACCGTGGCAAGGAGCCGTTGAAGGGAGCCCGCATTGCCGGCTGCCTCCACATGACCATCCAGACCGCGGTTCTCATTGAGACCCTTGCGGAACTGGGTGCGGAAGTAACGTGGTCCTCGTGCAATATCTTCTCCACACAGGACCAGGCTGCCGCGGCCATCGCAGCAGCAGGCATCCAGGTTTATGCCTGGAAGGGTATGACGGAAGAAGAGTTCGACTGGTGCATTGAGCAGACCCTGTTCTTCGGGGATGATCGCCAGCCACTCAATATGATCCTGGATGATGGCGGTGACCTCACGAACATGGTCCTGGATCGGTACCCTGAACTGGTGCCCGGCATCAAAGGTCTCTCCGAAGAGACCACGACGGGCGTCCATCGCCTGTACGAGCGCCAGAAGAAAGGCACGCTTCCGATGCCCGCCATCAACGTGAACGACTCCGTCACCAAGTCGAAATTCGACAACAAGTACGGCTGCAAGGAATCCCTGGTGGATGCCATTCGGCGCGCTACCGATATCATGATGGCCGGCAAGGTCGCCGTGGTTGCCGGTTATGGAGACGTCGGCAAGGGCTCTGCGGCTTCCCTCCGTGGAGCTGGAGCACGCGTCATTGTCACTGAAATCGATCCGATCTGTGCCCTGCAAGCCGCCATGGACGGATTTGCGGTCAAGAAAATGGACGATGCCGTGAAGCAGGCGGATATTGTCGTGACGGCCACGGGCAACTTCAACGTCATTACGGAGCGGCATTTCCGTTCGATGAAGGACAAGGCCATCGTCTGCAACATCGGTCACTTCGACAATGAGATCGACATGGCCTGGCTGAAGAAGAACTACGGTCACACCCGCGACACGATCAAGCCCCAGGTGGACCTGTTCTCGATCGATGGCAAGGAAGTCATCGTGCTCGCAGAAGGTCGCCTTGTGAACCTGGGATGCGCAACGGGGCATCCATCGTTCGTGATGTCGAATTCGTTCACGAACCAGGTGCTCGCGCAGCTGGAGCTGTGGCACAACGCGGACAAGTACGACAACGAGGTCTACACCCTGCCCAAGCACCTCGACGAGCGTGTTGCACGGCTGCACCTTGCCAAGATCGGCGTGGAGCTGGAAGAACTGACGCCCCAACAGGCTGACTACATCGGTGTCACGCAGGAAGGCCCGTACAAGCCGGAGTACTACCGGTATTAG